The DNA region TGGCAAGCTCACAAAGACAATCTGCGACAAAACAAGGATCGCCGTCGTCTCAGAAGGGAAATGAAAAGGCAACATCATTTGGTGAGTGCTCTTGGAAGACACTCCGAATAACATATACCGACCCAGATGCTACAGATTCTTCTAGTGAcgaagaaaatgacaaagtaTCAAATGGTGGTCCCAAAAGACGATTCATAGACATAACGAATCCAAATTGGAAGGATCCAAACTGCAAACTTTCCATCAGAAAAGGAAAACGCATATGTTCCAGCAAGTATCTAGGTGTTAGACGTCGACCATGGGGGAAATATGCAGCAGAGATTCGTGACCCGCGTCAAAAGAATTGTCGTAAGCGCTTGTGGCTTGGTTCATATGATACTGAGATAGAGGCTGCAATGACTTTTAATGTAAAAAGGCAAGAGTTTGAGAGAGAAATGGCTCTAGAAAGAGGAGATAATGCATCAGTGCATTCGGAGGGTACTGCCAAAGAAGATTAATTAGCCTCATGATCCATCTTAAACATCTTAATTTATGCATCTGCTATTAGCTAGCTAGTAGAGTTTTACTAGTTTATTGTATGTCTGCactttcaaataattttattattgtagCATTTGAGATTGGACAAGTTGGTAGAAGGGCATAGTTTCTCTCATTCCTTATTCTTcttccttatctttacttatgaaatttaattgcaCGCTCTAGAAAGTAGAAACCACGCATACCAAAGGAAAACtatcattttgttttcttcGCAACTGCCAATGAAATgaatgtaaaataaaagaaaaataaataataaagactAAAGAGATCACTTCATATTaacaagaggaaaaaatgtacGTTAATATTCTTCTGATGTAGTAATTTTGTATAAATGAAGCGAATCGAGAATAAATCTTCCGAAGTATTTTCATTAATGCCGTTTTTTTGCCTAGCTGGTAACGATGGAGTATAAGATCAATATCCAACGGTatgaatttcaataattaaatagaATGTTTATAATAAGATAGCTAAGAAATGGGATAATAATCAATAACTTTCTTTGTATTGTTAtggtttttaaaagaaatctttaactcatttttattcattcctttttggataaataataacaaaatgaaatatatcATATGATTGAATCAGTAAAAGAAAGCTTTATAAGGtgaaaaacattgaaaattatatttttaatacgtAAAAAATCcaatattgaaaaaataagtGATTTTCTTTACTAGCGTGTAAAGAAAAAAGACGAATGCATTTCAATTGCATGGGCAATTACTCATATATGCACGCACGGAAGCCAACTGGTGTGTGAATCAGTAAATGGGATTGTTATTTTTTAGCATTAGTTACACTGATTTTATTACACTTGATATTCctctattttagaatattactTTTAGTTCCCTCTCCCGAACACTGTttgagttatttaaaaaaagaaaaaaagaaaaaaagaaagaaaatataatatatgataatcCAAAATTTTCCCTCCAATTTAACATTGCTGATTAGGGTTGGGGCCTTGGGGTAACATCTCCTTTTTGGGCTACTTCCTCCACTCCGACGTCAACAAGCTCCAAGTCTGTTAGTTCATCTACAACTTCAACGTTACTGCCGAGAATCCCTTCGAGCTCGTCCCCAGCGATAAGCTTCAAGTTACTATCGCCGCCGCGACGTTAAAGAAGAAGAGAGGGTCGTGCGAGAATGGGTTAAAGATGAGGAGGTTGAACTTGGATTCTGCCAGAAGGGTTTGAGATCATAGTCCGGTTGGTAAAGGGAGAAGTGGTTTTGCCAATTCAAGCTCTAGTAAACTTAAGGCGAAAAATCTAACCCCACTTCGCGTAAGTGTGATGCTGTTCCCTTCTgccatttttgtcattttttaatgataaactTAAATGTACGGGATGCTTGGAGGGAGGTAATGAAAATGGAGTAGAAagattattttctttgttaggaagaaagaagatacgaaattttatttctgaaaaaataaatttaatacaaattaataaaagggAACAATATAATTCATAGCCTGTTCTGCTTCTCTCAACAACATTGTTGGATAGTCTGAACTATGTAAATACCAATTATCCTTAGTTTTGGAATgtgtttcaattttgttttattttttgttgttggtgtAGTTGTTAAGTAGTAGATGATTAATTTGAGTTGAATTTTTTGTAAATACCAATTATCTTTAGTTTCATAAGAAATTGATGAGCTTGCATGCAACTTGATTCCTTATATTAAGTTCCTGAAGTCCCAATGTTATCATCAACGAGAGATATAGGAAAACATTTGAAGTTCAATAGTCAAAAACTGTCTAGATCTGAGTAAGATTGTTGAAGTGTTGCTAATGCATGGAGTATAGAAAGCTTCaacagaattttttttctcttatcctTATTtggatctattttttttcacaacagccagtttttttatttttaaacccaTTGTTATAAGGAGGAAGAAGGGGGTATTTTAGGggaaaaatagttaaaagtCATGTGCTGATTTGTTTCTGTCAAACATTCAACCGGTGCTAGTATGGGAGGGGGGGCAAGTGCAACCATTGGTGAAAATTTAAGGGATGTTTTGtagggataaaaaataaaggagtGTTAGATGTAATAAGTGCATATCTTAAGAatttactcaatttttttatcatattatttacagttttttattttattttattttttatatatgtcatATTTTACAACACAGAACAATTAGTAGATGATATATCACATAATAAACTTTTAGCGTAGTCTCTCTAGCTCACTGGTGTAGAATTAaaagaaactaaattaaaatccatatttacaatttttttaggtgttgaacaaaattaatatatacagaTTGAGGAAGTTGCTTAGGTACACCAAAATCTACTATTGGTTTCTGTATCTTCATTGGTCAATCTTGAATTAGCTAGTATcttaatagaagaagaaaaaaatcgtTGTATCAT from Glycine soja cultivar W05 chromosome 8, ASM419377v2, whole genome shotgun sequence includes:
- the LOC114422696 gene encoding ethylene-responsive transcription factor CRF3-like, with amino-acid sequence MASSQRQSATKQGSPSSQKGNEKATSFGECSWKTLRITYTDPDATDSSSDEENDKVSNGGPKRRFIDITNPNWKDPNCKLSIRKGKRICSSKYLGVRRRPWGKYAAEIRDPRQKNCRKRLWLGSYDTEIEAAMTFNVKRQEFEREMALERGDNASVHSEGTAKED